A stretch of Exiguobacterium sp. BMC-KP DNA encodes these proteins:
- a CDS encoding DUF1643 domain-containing protein, which yields MTPADSSELLIEESSIRVQTTFDRDKTKRYLRSYIFDDIAEGTHVAALIYTPRTTDAFLSGTTTQRAYNLMKKYVSDPVKQYDIISLMPDLLVSEDLPFAQASFDETNYEFVAKTLADVKAKNGVVLCGWGSPGRLMHHLPAYEDLFNEYADILYCSGITNKGEPNHLRLTMDDSPMITYNDMKQKAKKLRRK from the coding sequence ATGACACCAGCCGATTCTTCCGAACTCTTGATTGAGGAATCGTCGATCCGCGTCCAGACGACGTTTGATCGAGACAAGACGAAACGCTATTTACGCAGCTACATCTTTGACGACATCGCAGAAGGAACACACGTCGCCGCTTTAATCTACACACCACGGACGACGGACGCCTTTCTCTCTGGAACGACGACACAACGTGCGTACAATTTGATGAAGAAATATGTCAGTGATCCTGTTAAACAATATGACATCATCAGTTTGATGCCGGACCTGCTCGTCAGCGAAGATCTGCCGTTTGCTCAAGCGAGCTTCGATGAGACGAACTACGAGTTCGTCGCGAAGACCCTTGCTGATGTCAAAGCAAAAAATGGCGTTGTCCTCTGTGGCTGGGGTTCTCCTGGTCGTTTGATGCACCATTTGCCGGCTTACGAAGATCTGTTCAATGAATATGCCGATATTTTGTATTGCTCCGGCATCACGAACAAAGGGGAACCGAACCATCTGCGTTTGACGATGGACGATAGCCCGATGATCACGTACAACGACATGAAACAAAAAGCGAAAAAATTACGTCGGAAGTGA
- a CDS encoding lytic transglycosylase domain-containing protein, protein MRKVFRISILFVLFALIVSSFIYWQNRERVQNEMYRTYYGQHGVPAENIDIYEQAAARYGIDWKLLASIHRVETIFSNSSAMQSSVGAIGPFQFMPKTWVGWGYKGGTSLGDIEHDGIDVTDPKAIEKYGGLGVDADGDGKADPTSLVDSAHTAAKYLKQHDVTQTSDRDTLATALFEYNRSEQYVSDVLAQYDRYQQKVEAIDANDLDLKKKTLAFFLRISSRLTN, encoded by the coding sequence ATGCGAAAAGTTTTTCGAATCAGCATCTTGTTCGTACTGTTCGCCCTCATCGTCAGTAGCTTCATCTACTGGCAAAACCGGGAACGTGTTCAAAATGAAATGTATCGTACGTATTATGGACAGCATGGCGTACCTGCCGAGAACATCGACATCTACGAACAAGCCGCGGCACGTTACGGCATCGACTGGAAGCTACTTGCATCCATCCATCGCGTTGAGACGATTTTCTCGAACTCGTCAGCGATGCAATCGTCCGTTGGCGCCATCGGTCCGTTCCAATTCATGCCGAAAACATGGGTCGGTTGGGGATACAAAGGTGGCACGTCGCTCGGTGACATCGAGCATGACGGCATCGACGTCACGGATCCAAAAGCCATCGAGAAGTATGGCGGTCTTGGAGTTGACGCAGACGGTGACGGGAAAGCCGATCCGACAAGTCTCGTCGACAGCGCCCACACGGCAGCGAAATACCTGAAGCAACACGATGTCACACAGACATCCGACCGAGACACGCTCGCGACAGCACTGTTTGAATACAATCGCAGTGAACAATATGTCTCTGACGTACTCGCCCAATACGATCGTTACCAGCAAAAAGTCGAGGCGATCGATGCGAACGATCTCGACCTCAAGAAGAAGACTCTCGCATTCTTCCTTCGCATCAGCTCACGTTTGACCAATTAA
- a CDS encoding CPBP family intramembrane glutamic endopeptidase yields MYLFINGFLLGMLVVLSIIAAVRPVDLTIVPRKEFYPSMIQSSGILCLLLVGGTLISGTMLSEIGLTFFVPSGPVWYATIGMIVVLVIVLILTATVPAFRKRLLPLYQSKAERLILPRTKEERTGFQMVALMAGVTEELIYRGFLFHTLGLFLPFSDVSFVWIGAILFGVAHRYQGWFAILVTGLIGAGFGYLYLALETLWPLIIIHVLIDLVAVYIYKDDVNS; encoded by the coding sequence ATGTATCTCTTCATAAATGGTTTTTTACTCGGAATGCTCGTCGTTCTTTCGATTATCGCGGCAGTCCGTCCGGTCGATTTGACGATCGTCCCACGCAAGGAATTTTATCCCTCGATGATCCAGTCAAGCGGGATCTTGTGCCTGCTGCTCGTCGGTGGAACGCTGATCAGTGGTACGATGTTATCGGAAATCGGTTTGACGTTTTTTGTTCCAAGTGGTCCCGTCTGGTACGCGACGATTGGAATGATCGTCGTTCTTGTCATCGTTTTGATTTTGACAGCAACTGTTCCGGCGTTTCGTAAACGTTTGTTGCCACTCTATCAAAGTAAGGCGGAACGGCTAATTCTGCCACGAACGAAGGAGGAGCGGACTGGGTTCCAAATGGTCGCGCTGATGGCAGGTGTGACGGAAGAGTTGATCTATCGTGGGTTTCTCTTTCATACGCTTGGATTATTTTTACCGTTTTCTGACGTCAGTTTCGTCTGGATCGGGGCCATCCTGTTCGGGGTTGCCCATCGTTATCAAGGGTGGTTCGCCATCCTCGTGACGGGACTGATTGGGGCAGGGTTCGGCTACTTGTATCTAGCACTTGAGACACTCTGGCCACTGATCATCATCCATGTCTTGATTGACCTCGTTGCTGTCTACATCTATAAGGATGATGTTAATTCCTGA
- a CDS encoding ATP-binding cassette domain-containing protein, producing MLEVKGLQKRYGRKKLVLHDVTFSVGLNEVTCLIGLNGEGKSTILKAILGLIPVDAGTVTVDGKTSRDQIAFVPDLQTMPSYMTIGQALAYMADHYPDWNPMTAERLLQTFQLFTTDKMANLSKGNKAKFNLVLGFALDRPYILLDEPLAGIDLFMKEQIAWIFSSEFMEGRSILMTTHEIAEVEQVIDRVLFLRDGKIVEVNETDELRGRHHQSVQDRMREVYQG from the coding sequence ATGCTTGAAGTAAAAGGGTTACAGAAGCGATACGGACGAAAAAAGCTGGTCTTACATGACGTGACGTTCTCCGTCGGTCTAAACGAAGTGACATGTCTGATTGGCTTGAACGGGGAGGGGAAGTCGACGATCTTAAAAGCAATTCTAGGATTAATTCCGGTGGATGCCGGAACGGTGACAGTCGATGGTAAAACGTCGCGCGACCAGATCGCGTTTGTCCCTGATCTTCAGACGATGCCAAGCTATATGACGATTGGACAAGCGCTCGCATATATGGCGGATCATTATCCAGATTGGAATCCGATGACGGCAGAACGTTTGCTACAGACGTTCCAACTGTTTACGACGGATAAAATGGCAAATCTATCAAAAGGAAACAAAGCGAAATTTAATCTCGTCTTAGGGTTTGCCCTTGATCGACCGTACATATTACTCGACGAACCGCTCGCGGGAATCGATCTCTTCATGAAGGAGCAGATTGCCTGGATTTTCTCAAGTGAGTTCATGGAAGGGCGGAGCATCCTGATGACGACGCACGAAATCGCTGAAGTCGAGCAGGTGATTGACCGAGTATTGTTCTTACGGGACGGGAAGATCGTCGAAGTCAATGAGACGGATGAGTTACGCGGCCGTCATCATCAATCGGTCCAGGACCGGATGCGGGAGGTATATCAAGGATGA
- a CDS encoding DUF2922 family protein — MEHTIVLTFDTVTKKPYRLRIAGAKENATVAEIKAIGDLFVAHDPFMNGVTRLASAELQNSSESPFVL; from the coding sequence ATGGAACATACGATCGTTCTGACTTTTGATACGGTGACGAAAAAGCCGTATCGCTTACGCATCGCTGGCGCGAAGGAGAATGCGACCGTTGCTGAGATCAAAGCAATCGGAGATTTGTTCGTCGCCCATGACCCGTTCATGAACGGCGTCACACGCCTCGCCTCCGCTGAATTGCAAAACAGTTCAGAATCGCCATTTGTCTTGTAA
- a CDS encoding DUF1659 domain-containing protein produces MTQAEEIKTSLVIVFERKDKVTANGDAVVARRRYNGLRSNLPADVVASIGQAVGNLIEGRYALTEISRDYALLKA; encoded by the coding sequence ATGACACAAGCAGAGGAGATCAAAACGAGTCTCGTCATCGTCTTCGAACGAAAAGACAAAGTGACAGCAAACGGCGATGCCGTCGTCGCTCGTCGCCGCTACAACGGCTTACGTTCGAATCTTCCAGCAGATGTCGTCGCTTCGATTGGTCAAGCGGTCGGTAATTTGATTGAAGGACGCTACGCGCTGACGGAAATCAGCCGTGACTACGCATTACTGAAGGCATAA
- a CDS encoding potassium channel family protein: MVWLRFLRKVSFLRMRTLGYASLIFVFGVAGIMYALEPETFGSYFRAVYWTMTTVVTVGYGDFFPNSDIGRILTIFVFIFGIGIVGGLISKLVDGVQLIRNQKERGLLQVKETGHTVVFGYSRRSKHVIESLLEHTDVVLVDDLEREPFSHPRFHYVCGDPALTSTLERAHIEKAVRAIVLADHSIPPVHADGRTLLIASSIERANPNIYTIVEMMLEEHLDSFEQVKVDEVLLGDETIARMAILASHHPGVTKVVTDLLTKDGEGMFSIPTRSEWATYRDAFHALLEEGVTILSDGKRLDLNQRLDETIPKNGTLIVLCSEETAKRIGAI; encoded by the coding sequence ATGGTCTGGTTACGTTTTTTACGAAAAGTCTCGTTTCTACGCATGCGGACGCTTGGTTATGCGTCGCTGATTTTCGTCTTCGGTGTTGCAGGGATCATGTATGCTTTAGAACCGGAAACATTCGGATCCTACTTCCGTGCCGTTTACTGGACGATGACGACCGTCGTCACGGTCGGATACGGAGACTTCTTTCCGAATTCCGATATCGGTCGGATTCTGACGATCTTCGTCTTCATCTTCGGAATCGGGATCGTCGGTGGATTAATCTCGAAACTGGTCGATGGTGTCCAGTTGATTCGTAATCAAAAGGAAAGAGGGTTGTTGCAAGTGAAGGAAACAGGACATACAGTCGTCTTCGGATACAGTCGTCGTTCGAAGCACGTCATCGAGTCATTACTCGAACATACGGATGTCGTCTTAGTCGATGATTTAGAGCGTGAGCCATTCAGTCACCCCCGGTTTCATTACGTCTGTGGTGACCCAGCACTGACGTCGACGCTTGAGCGAGCACACATCGAAAAAGCGGTTCGCGCGATCGTCCTCGCGGATCACTCGATTCCACCGGTGCATGCGGATGGACGGACACTCTTGATCGCTTCAAGTATCGAGCGAGCGAATCCGAACATTTATACGATTGTTGAGATGATGCTCGAAGAACACCTTGACAGTTTCGAACAGGTCAAGGTCGATGAAGTCTTGCTCGGTGACGAGACGATTGCCCGGATGGCGATTCTCGCGTCGCATCACCCTGGTGTGACGAAGGTCGTGACGGATTTATTGACGAAGGATGGCGAGGGGATGTTCTCGATTCCGACACGATCCGAGTGGGCAACGTACCGCGATGCTTTCCATGCCTTACTAGAGGAAGGTGTGACGATTTTATCCGACGGAAAGCGCCTTGATTTGAACCAGCGTCTCGATGAAACAATCCCGAAAAACGGTACGTTGATTGTTTTGTGTTCGGAAGAAACGGCCAAACGAATCGGTGCGATTTAG